Proteins encoded together in one Eubalaena glacialis isolate mEubGla1 chromosome 7, mEubGla1.1.hap2.+ XY, whole genome shotgun sequence window:
- the GNL1 gene encoding guanine nucleotide-binding protein-like 1, producing MPRKKPFSVKQKKKQLQDKRERKRGLQDGLRSSSNSRSGSRERREEQTDTSDGESVTHHIRRLNQQPSQGLGSRGYDPNRYRLHFERDSREEVEKRKRAAREQVLQPISAELLVLDIWEVYQPGSVLDFPRRPPWSYEMSKEQLMSQEERSFQEYLGKIHGAYTSEKLSYFEHNLETWRQLWRVLEMSDIVLLITDIRHPVVNFPPALYEYVTGELGLALVLVLNKVDLAPPALVVAWKHYFHQHYPQLHIVLFTSFPRDPRTPQDPSSVLKKSRRRGRGWTRALGPEQLLRACEAITAGKVDLSSWREKIARDVAGATWGNGSGEEEEEEDGPAVLVEQQTDSAMEPAGPTREHYKDGVVTIGCVGFPNVGKSSLINGLVGRKVVSVSRTPGHTRYFQTYFLTPSVKLCDCPGLIFPSLLPRQLQVLAGVYPIAQIQEPYTAVGYLASRVPVQALLHLRHPEAEDPSAEHPWCAWDICEAWAEKRGYKTAKAARNDVYRAANSLLRLALDGRLSLCFQPPGYSEQKGTWESHPETMELVVLQGRVGPAGDEEEEEEEELSSSCEEEGEEDRDADEEGEGDEDTPTSAPGSSLAARNPYALLGEDEC from the exons ATGCCGAGGAAGAAGCCTTTCAGCGTGAAGCAGAAGAAGAAGCAGTTGCAGGACAAGCGGGAGCGGAAGCGAG GGCTTCAAGATGGGCTGCGATCCAGTTCCAACAGCCGCAGCGGGAGCCGGGAGCGGCGGGAGGAGCAGACCGACACCTCGGACGGGGAGTCTGTGACCCATCACATCCGCAGGCTCAACCAGCAGCCTTCCCAGGGGCTGGGCTCACGAGGCTATGACCCAAATCG ATACCGGCTGCATTTTGAACGAGACAGCCGGGAGGaggtggagaagagaaagagagcagcCCGGGAGCAAGTGCTACAGCCCATCAGTGCTGAGCTGCTGGTGTTGGACATCTGGGAAGTCTATCAGCCCGGCTCCG tCCTGGACTTTCCCCGACGTCCTCCTTGGAGCTATGAGATGTCCAAGGAGCAACTGATGAGCCAGGAGGAACGGAGCTTCCAGGAGTATCTTGGGAAGATTCATGGGGCTTACACCTCTGAGAAACTCAGCTACTTTGAGCACAATCTGGAG ACGTGGAGGCAGCTGTGGCGAGTATTAGAGATGTCTGACATTGTTCTGCTAATTACTGATATCCGACATCCA GTTGTGAATTTCCCACCAGCACTTTATGAGTACGTGACTGGAGAGCTAGGGCTGGCCCTGGTGCTGGTCCTGAACAAGGTGGATCTGGCTCCGCCGGCTCTCGTGGTTGCCTGGAAGCATTATTTCCATCAACACTATCCCCAGCTCCACATTGTTCTTTTCACCTCTTTTCCTCGGGATCCCCGCACCCCACAGGACCCTAGCAGTG TCTTGAAGAAGAGTCGGAGGCGGGGGAGAGGATGGACTCGGGCTCTGGGGCCGGAGCAGCTGCTGAGAGCCTGTGAAGCTATCACTGCGGGGAAAG TGGACCTGAGCAGCTGGCGGGAGAAGATTGCCCGGGATGTGGCTGGAGCCACCTGGGGTAATGGCtccggggaggaggaggaagaggaggatgggCCAGCCGTCCTGGTGGAGCAGCAGACTGACTCAGCGATGGAGCCAGCAGGCCCCACACGGGAGCACTACAAGGATGGGGTGGTGACCATCGGCTGTGTGG GTTTCCCCAATGTGGGCAAGTCCTCGCTGATCAACGGGCTGGTGGGGCGGAAGGTCGTGAGTGTCTCCAGAACCCCGGGCCACACCCGATACTTTCAGACCTACTTTCTGACCCCCTCCGTGAAGCTCTGTGACTGTCCAGGCCTCATATTCCCCTCGCTTCTGCCCAGGCAGTTGCAG GTCCTGGCAGGGGTCTACCCCATTGCCCAAATCCAGGAGCCATACACCGCCGTGGGCTACCTGGCCTCCCGGGTCCCTGTGCAGGCCCTGCTCCACCTGCGCCACCCAGAGGCCGAGGACCCCTCCGCAGAACACCCGTGGTGTGCCTGGGACATCTGTGAAG CCTGGGCAGAGAAACGTGGTTACAAGACAGCCAAGGCGGCCCGAAATGATGTGTACAGAGCGGCCAATAGCCTCCTGCGGCTGGCACTGGATGGCCGCCTCAGCCTGTGTTTTCAGCCCCCAGGCTACAGCGAGCAGAAAG GCACCTGGGAGTCCCACCCAGAGACCATGGAGCTGGTGGTTttgcagggcagggtggggccaGCAGgtgacgaggaggaggaggaggaggaagagctgaGCAGCTCctgtgaggaggagggagaggaggaccgGGATGcggatgaggagggggaaggggatgaGGACACCCCAACCTCAGCTCCAGGGTCCAGCCTGGCCGCCCGAAACCCTTACGCCCTGCTGGGCGAGGACGAGTGCTGA